A window of the Gemmatirosa kalamazoonensis genome harbors these coding sequences:
- a CDS encoding aryl-sulfate sulfotransferase — protein MPSSPSRGLLSAALVVCATAVACSDDGPLASNAQLVAGARANGIAAARLPNNALGAAVTFTVARADSARLRYWTEATPTDARTSPFTRLATGGAQRLPLLGLAPSTVYRGVVETMVGAQLVASDSFSVTTGALPAALASLHVDYQGTPTAGYAVSGYRGGDSVWVVAFDSTGRLAWYRGVEDRGGVGAAALQPNGDFTVYTGGTSGWNPAEGYYVELRPDGSFVRNIAAPAPYTTDNHELVFSQYDTTGSHAYFTGFTASPTDLSSIGGPRDTLFASHRIFAWTPAGASAIALDDTKLFTLADRIDPPALPPYDLAHPNAIDVAPDGDIVVSWRNMGEVTKLDPATGAIRWRLGGTHSTLTIVNDPLGFFSGQHSVRMIAPNRLLMFDNGQRHAPQVSRLVEYEIDATRRTATLVWSFTHPKGYFSGFTSVAQRLPNGNTFGYFSTQSALVEVTPNGAIVSEGILRDQRGLVSPYRVTRIASLYGRAR, from the coding sequence ATGCCTTCCAGCCCGAGCCGCGGACTTCTCTCCGCGGCTCTCGTCGTTTGTGCCACCGCCGTCGCGTGCAGCGACGACGGCCCGCTCGCGTCGAACGCGCAGCTCGTCGCCGGCGCGCGCGCGAACGGCATCGCCGCGGCGCGGCTGCCTAACAACGCGCTCGGCGCCGCGGTCACGTTCACCGTGGCGCGCGCCGACTCCGCCCGCCTGCGCTACTGGACCGAAGCGACGCCGACCGACGCGCGCACGTCGCCCTTCACGCGGCTCGCCACGGGCGGCGCGCAGCGGCTGCCGCTGCTCGGCCTCGCACCATCGACCGTGTACCGCGGCGTCGTGGAGACGATGGTCGGTGCGCAGCTCGTCGCGTCGGACAGCTTCAGCGTGACGACGGGCGCGCTCCCCGCGGCGCTCGCGTCGCTGCACGTGGACTATCAGGGAACGCCGACGGCCGGCTACGCGGTCAGCGGCTACCGGGGCGGCGACTCGGTGTGGGTGGTCGCGTTCGACTCCACGGGACGGCTCGCGTGGTACCGCGGCGTGGAGGACCGGGGCGGCGTCGGCGCCGCGGCGCTCCAGCCTAACGGCGACTTCACCGTGTACACCGGCGGCACCAGCGGCTGGAACCCGGCCGAGGGCTACTACGTCGAGCTGCGTCCCGACGGGTCGTTCGTCCGCAACATCGCCGCGCCGGCGCCGTACACGACCGACAACCACGAGCTGGTGTTCAGCCAGTACGACACGACGGGATCGCACGCGTACTTCACCGGCTTCACCGCATCGCCGACCGATCTGTCGTCGATCGGCGGGCCGCGCGACACGCTGTTCGCGTCGCACCGCATCTTCGCGTGGACGCCCGCCGGCGCGAGCGCCATCGCGCTCGACGACACGAAGCTGTTCACGCTCGCCGACCGCATCGACCCGCCGGCGCTGCCGCCGTACGACCTCGCGCACCCGAACGCGATCGACGTCGCGCCGGACGGTGACATCGTCGTCTCGTGGCGCAACATGGGCGAGGTCACGAAGCTCGATCCCGCGACGGGCGCGATCCGCTGGCGGCTCGGCGGCACGCACAGCACGCTGACGATCGTGAACGACCCGCTCGGCTTCTTCAGCGGCCAGCACTCGGTGCGTATGATCGCGCCGAACCGACTGCTCATGTTCGACAACGGCCAGCGGCACGCCCCGCAGGTCTCGCGGCTCGTCGAGTACGAGATCGACGCGACGCGGCGCACGGCGACGCTCGTGTGGTCGTTCACGCACCCGAAGGGGTACTTCTCGGGGTTCACGAGCGTCGCCCAGCGGCTCCCGAACGGGAACACGTTCGGGTACTTCTCGACCCAGTCGGCGCTCGTCGAGGTCACGCCCAACGGCGCGATCGTGTCCGAGGGGATCCTGCGCGACCAGCGGGGGCTCGTGAGCCCGTACCGCGTGACGCGCATCGCGTCGCTGTACGGCCGGGCGCGGTAA
- a CDS encoding lipopolysaccharide biosynthesis protein: protein MLIRNTLLYLVARGGPGLLNFAALVLFARLVTPDQYGRYALVVAVAALVNSLGFYWLRLGLLRMNAVHGEDPVRWRSSVLLGFVGAVVPSAVAVGIVLARNGMVVGPWLVVAGVAMLVAQGWFELNLEFATASAHPVTYGMMSLAKAALLISGGVLLTRLGLGAEGLVIALAASFVLPGAWAALRQWSGVSVRRADRHIVRELLVFGLPFTLTFAFEYIVSTSDRLFLGAYHGASTVGVYAVSYDLAQQSLGMLMIVVNLAAYPITVRAFERGGMHGARGQLERHCTLLAALAMPAAMGLALCAPALTTTLLATAYRETGREILPWIAFAALVLGLKSYYFDIAFQLSRKTRLQVAAVACGAVVNLALNLLWIPTRGVLGAAYSTLAGYLVGLTVSWWLGRRECRLPVPWSQLGRIVLATAAMAAAILPLRSIDGVVGLLLQAAVGTAVYGAALVALDVMGVRARVRAMVLGATGQKVVSADTR, encoded by the coding sequence ATGCTGATCCGCAACACGCTGCTCTATCTCGTGGCCCGCGGGGGCCCGGGGCTGCTGAACTTCGCGGCGCTGGTGCTGTTCGCGCGGCTGGTGACGCCGGACCAGTACGGCCGCTACGCGCTCGTCGTGGCGGTCGCCGCGCTCGTCAACTCGCTCGGGTTCTACTGGCTGCGTCTCGGGCTGCTGCGCATGAACGCGGTGCACGGCGAGGATCCGGTGCGGTGGCGCTCGAGCGTGCTGCTCGGCTTCGTCGGCGCGGTGGTGCCGAGCGCGGTCGCGGTGGGCATCGTGCTCGCGCGCAACGGCATGGTCGTGGGGCCGTGGCTCGTCGTCGCCGGCGTCGCGATGCTCGTCGCGCAGGGATGGTTCGAGCTGAACCTCGAGTTCGCGACCGCGTCGGCGCATCCGGTCACGTACGGGATGATGTCGCTCGCGAAGGCTGCGCTGCTGATCTCCGGCGGCGTGCTGCTGACGCGGCTCGGCCTCGGCGCCGAGGGGCTCGTGATCGCGCTCGCCGCGAGCTTCGTGCTCCCCGGCGCGTGGGCCGCGCTGCGGCAGTGGAGCGGCGTGTCGGTGCGGCGCGCCGACCGGCACATCGTGCGTGAGCTGCTCGTGTTCGGGCTGCCGTTCACGCTCACGTTCGCGTTCGAGTACATCGTCAGCACGTCGGACCGGCTGTTCCTCGGCGCGTATCACGGCGCGTCGACGGTCGGCGTGTACGCGGTGAGCTACGACCTCGCGCAGCAGTCGCTCGGCATGCTGATGATCGTGGTGAACCTCGCCGCGTATCCGATCACGGTGCGCGCGTTCGAGCGCGGCGGCATGCACGGCGCGCGCGGGCAGCTCGAGCGGCACTGCACGCTGCTCGCCGCCCTCGCGATGCCCGCCGCCATGGGGCTCGCGCTGTGCGCGCCGGCGCTCACGACGACGCTGCTCGCGACGGCGTACCGCGAGACGGGGCGGGAGATCCTCCCGTGGATCGCGTTCGCCGCGCTCGTGCTGGGACTCAAGAGCTACTACTTCGACATCGCGTTCCAGCTCTCGCGCAAGACGCGGCTCCAGGTCGCGGCGGTGGCCTGCGGTGCGGTGGTGAACCTCGCGCTCAATCTCCTCTGGATCCCGACGCGCGGCGTGCTCGGCGCCGCGTACTCCACGCTCGCCGGCTATCTGGTCGGGCTCACCGTGAGCTGGTGGCTCGGTCGGCGCGAGTGCCGGCTGCCGGTGCCGTGGAGTCAGCTCGGGCGCATCGTGCTCGCCACGGCGGCGATGGCGGCCGCGATCCTTCCGCTGCGGTCGATCGACGGCGTCGTCGGACTGCTGTTGCAGGCCGCGGTGGGCACGGCGGTCTACGGCGCCGCGCTCGTTGCCCTCGACGTCATGGGCGTGCGCGCGCGCGTACGCGCGATGGTGCTCGGCGCGACGGGACAGAAGGTCGTGTCCGCCGACACGCGATGA
- a CDS encoding class I SAM-dependent methyltransferase, producing the protein MAESITTPNDRRLTELYPGLDRLAADYYAQHQEVGSEALAVIRWIDRLVDLSTGSRRVVVVGCGPKPIAMQQLLEAGYDAVGVEPVPLMAEDARRFLGDPSRVATAAAEALPYPDGSCRVVLLENVLEHVDSPLATINEAYRVLEPGGVCYIYTTNRYRLSLTGKNFEYRVPFYNWFPETLKEAYVHHHLHFDPRLANYSVRPAVHWWSYADLCRLGRLAGFAYFYSRLDVLEPPPPNGMRSRVRHAVLERVRKSPWLRAMALLQFGNSIFMVKRRDAAP; encoded by the coding sequence ATGGCAGAATCGATCACGACGCCTAACGACCGCCGCCTCACCGAGCTGTATCCGGGCCTCGACCGGCTCGCCGCCGACTACTACGCGCAGCATCAGGAAGTCGGCAGCGAGGCGCTCGCCGTCATCCGGTGGATCGACCGCCTCGTCGACCTGTCGACGGGGAGCCGGCGCGTCGTCGTCGTCGGCTGCGGCCCGAAGCCGATCGCCATGCAACAGCTCCTCGAGGCGGGCTACGACGCGGTCGGCGTGGAGCCCGTGCCGCTCATGGCGGAGGACGCGCGCCGGTTTCTCGGCGATCCGTCGCGTGTCGCCACGGCCGCGGCCGAGGCGCTGCCGTACCCGGACGGGTCGTGCCGGGTGGTGCTGCTGGAGAACGTGCTGGAGCACGTGGACTCGCCGCTCGCGACGATCAACGAGGCGTACCGCGTCCTGGAGCCCGGCGGCGTCTGCTACATCTACACGACGAACCGGTACCGGCTCTCGCTCACCGGCAAGAACTTCGAGTACCGGGTGCCGTTCTACAACTGGTTCCCCGAGACGCTGAAGGAAGCGTACGTGCACCACCACCTGCACTTCGATCCGCGCCTGGCGAACTACTCCGTGCGGCCTGCGGTGCACTGGTGGTCCTACGCGGACCTGTGCCGTCTCGGGCGGCTGGCCGGCTTCGCGTACTTCTACTCGCGGCTGGACGTGCTGGAGCCGCCGCCCCCGAACGGCATGCGCTCGCGTGTGCGCCACGCGGTGCTGGAGCGCGTGCGGAAGTCGCCGTGGCTCCGCGCCATGGCGCTGCTGCAGTTCGGGAACTCGATCTTCATGGTCAAGCGCCGAGACGCGGCACCGTGA
- the asnB gene encoding asparagine synthase (glutamine-hydrolyzing), translating into MCGIAGFWTTMRPPVPAAELLAGMTGAIRHRGPDDEGAWWDDASGVGLGHRRLSIIDLSAAGHQPMASRSGRYELIFNGEIYNFRELRAELERAGDAFRGHSDTEVMLAGFERWGLVPTLKRLAGMFAMALWDREERTLHLIRDRIGEKPLYYGTAGGTLLFGSELKALRAYPGWSGDIDRSAIALLMRHGYIPAPYTVFSNVRKAVPGTVLSFRSALGEPTTTRYWNAREVAESGTRDPLRLGEEELIEACERRLSETIGEEMVSDVPLGAFLSGGFDSSLIVALMQKQSARPVRTFTIGFEEKEYDEAEHARAVARHLGTDHTELRVGPSDTLAVIPKLPALYDEPFADPSQIPTFLVAQLARRHVTVSLSGDGGDEFFGGYNRYFWSMRLWRRLKHLPVPLRRGVAKGIQAVSPGGWDRAFDAINATLPASRRMKIAGDRVHKLAGVLDVGTNEQMYREFLTTWRDPSGLALGAPEHPTVLSDRDRWPSFDDFVSRMMYVDSVSYLPDDIMVKVDRATMGVSLESRAPFLDHRVVEFAWRVPIEYKVRDGQGKWLLRQVLYRHVPRALVDRPKMGFGIPISHWLRDELHDWAADLLSPERLRAQGYLDPDAVQTKWNEHQSGRRNWQYQLWVVLMFEAWLDSARA; encoded by the coding sequence ATGTGCGGCATCGCCGGCTTCTGGACCACAATGCGCCCCCCCGTCCCGGCCGCCGAGCTGCTCGCGGGGATGACCGGCGCGATCCGGCACCGGGGTCCGGACGACGAGGGCGCCTGGTGGGATGACGCGAGCGGCGTGGGGCTCGGCCACCGCCGGCTGTCGATCATCGATCTCTCGGCCGCGGGGCACCAGCCGATGGCGTCCCGGAGCGGTCGCTACGAGCTGATCTTCAACGGCGAGATCTACAACTTCCGGGAGCTGCGCGCAGAGCTCGAGCGCGCCGGCGACGCGTTCCGCGGGCACTCGGACACCGAGGTCATGCTCGCCGGGTTCGAGCGCTGGGGGCTCGTCCCGACGCTGAAGCGGCTGGCCGGGATGTTCGCCATGGCGCTCTGGGACCGGGAGGAGCGGACGCTCCACCTCATCCGGGACCGCATCGGCGAGAAGCCGCTCTACTACGGGACGGCGGGGGGCACGCTGCTGTTCGGCTCGGAGCTGAAGGCGCTGCGCGCCTATCCCGGCTGGAGCGGCGACATCGACCGGAGCGCGATCGCGCTGCTCATGCGGCACGGCTACATCCCGGCGCCGTACACCGTCTTCTCGAACGTGCGGAAGGCCGTGCCCGGCACGGTGCTGTCGTTCCGCTCGGCACTCGGCGAGCCGACGACCACCCGCTACTGGAACGCGCGCGAGGTGGCCGAGTCGGGCACGCGCGACCCGCTCCGGCTCGGCGAGGAGGAGCTGATCGAGGCGTGCGAGCGCCGGCTCTCCGAGACGATCGGCGAGGAGATGGTCTCCGACGTCCCGCTCGGCGCGTTCCTCTCCGGCGGGTTCGACTCGTCGCTCATCGTGGCGCTCATGCAGAAGCAGAGCGCGCGACCCGTGCGCACGTTCACGATCGGCTTCGAGGAGAAGGAGTACGACGAGGCCGAGCACGCGCGGGCGGTCGCGCGGCATCTCGGCACGGACCACACGGAGCTCCGGGTGGGACCGTCGGACACGCTCGCGGTGATCCCGAAGCTGCCGGCGCTCTACGACGAGCCGTTCGCCGACCCGTCGCAGATCCCGACGTTCCTCGTGGCGCAGCTCGCGCGCCGGCACGTCACGGTGAGCCTGTCCGGCGACGGCGGCGACGAGTTCTTCGGCGGCTACAACCGCTATTTCTGGAGCATGCGCCTGTGGCGGCGGCTGAAGCACCTGCCGGTGCCGCTGCGCCGCGGCGTGGCGAAGGGGATCCAGGCCGTGTCGCCGGGCGGCTGGGACCGCGCGTTCGACGCGATCAACGCCACGCTCCCCGCGTCGCGCCGGATGAAGATCGCTGGCGATCGCGTCCACAAGCTGGCGGGCGTGCTCGACGTCGGAACGAACGAGCAGATGTACCGGGAGTTCCTCACGACGTGGCGCGACCCGTCCGGCCTCGCGTTAGGCGCGCCCGAGCACCCGACGGTGCTGTCGGACCGCGATCGGTGGCCGAGCTTCGACGACTTCGTGTCGCGGATGATGTACGTCGATTCCGTGAGCTATCTCCCGGACGACATCATGGTGAAGGTGGACCGCGCGACGATGGGCGTGTCGCTCGAGTCGCGCGCGCCGTTCCTCGATCACCGCGTGGTGGAGTTCGCGTGGCGGGTGCCGATCGAGTACAAGGTGCGCGACGGGCAGGGGAAGTGGCTGCTGCGGCAGGTGCTCTACCGGCACGTGCCCCGCGCGCTGGTGGACCGCCCGAAGATGGGCTTCGGCATCCCGATCTCGCACTGGCTGCGCGACGAGCTGCACGACTGGGCGGCGGACCTGCTGTCGCCGGAGCGGCTGCGCGCGCAGGGGTACCTCGACCCCGACGCGGTCCAGACGAAGTGGAACGAGCACCAGAGCGGCCGACGCAACTGGCAGTACCAGCTCTGGGTGGTGCTGATGTTCGAGGCGTGGCTCGACTCGGCCCGGGCCTGA
- the hflX gene encoding GTPase HflX, with protein sequence MERALLVGAPLKRSNDRHQVGEHLEELARLADTAGAEVVDTLTQQIDRPHPATYLGTGKLDELRQRAGDRGASLVIFDDELSPAQGRNIEQTVGVRVMDRAELILDIFATRARTNEAKMQVELAQLEYMLPRLTRMWTHLEKTRGGIGMRGPGETQLETDRRLINHRIKVLKERLQDVLRSREVQRASRRREFRAALVGYTNAGKSSILRALSGARDVFVENRLFATLDPLTREARVGEHTSVLVTDTVGFIRKLPHHLVASFRATLEETREADLLLHVIDVSHPAWEEQRQVVEEVLADIGVQDTPVLYVFNKIDAVDPAMLDALRERARNEKLPAVFVSAVTSDGLEPLARALADRARRERPIVELRIPASDGKMLATIHRDGEVLEQRVDGDALVVRARVTDALARRLTRDSETVPPD encoded by the coding sequence GTGGAGCGCGCCCTGCTCGTCGGCGCGCCGCTGAAGCGGTCGAACGACCGGCACCAGGTCGGGGAGCACCTCGAGGAGCTGGCGCGCCTCGCCGACACGGCGGGGGCCGAGGTGGTGGACACGCTGACCCAGCAGATCGACCGCCCGCATCCGGCCACGTATCTCGGTACCGGAAAGCTCGACGAGCTGCGGCAGCGGGCCGGCGACCGCGGCGCGTCGCTCGTCATCTTCGACGACGAGCTGAGTCCCGCGCAGGGACGCAACATCGAGCAGACCGTCGGCGTGCGCGTGATGGACCGCGCGGAGCTGATCCTCGACATCTTCGCGACGCGCGCGCGCACGAACGAGGCGAAGATGCAGGTGGAGCTCGCGCAGCTCGAGTACATGCTCCCGCGCCTAACGCGCATGTGGACCCACCTCGAGAAGACGCGCGGCGGCATCGGCATGCGCGGCCCCGGCGAGACGCAGCTCGAGACCGACCGTCGGCTCATCAACCACCGCATCAAGGTGTTGAAGGAGCGGCTGCAGGACGTGCTGCGGTCGCGCGAGGTGCAGCGCGCGTCGCGGCGGCGGGAGTTCCGCGCCGCGCTCGTCGGCTACACGAACGCCGGCAAGTCGTCGATCCTCCGCGCGCTCTCCGGCGCTCGTGACGTTTTCGTGGAGAATCGACTGTTCGCGACGCTCGACCCGCTCACGCGCGAGGCGCGGGTCGGCGAGCACACGAGCGTGCTCGTGACCGACACGGTCGGGTTCATCCGCAAGCTGCCCCACCATCTGGTGGCCTCGTTCCGCGCCACGCTCGAGGAGACGCGCGAGGCCGACCTGCTGCTCCACGTGATCGACGTGAGCCACCCGGCGTGGGAGGAGCAGCGGCAGGTCGTGGAGGAGGTGCTCGCCGACATCGGCGTGCAGGACACGCCGGTGCTCTACGTGTTCAACAAGATCGACGCGGTGGATCCGGCGATGCTCGACGCGCTGCGGGAGCGCGCGCGCAACGAGAAGCTGCCCGCCGTTTTCGTGTCGGCCGTCACATCCGACGGGCTGGAGCCGCTCGCGCGCGCGCTCGCCGACCGGGCGCGCCGCGAGCGGCCGATCGTGGAACTGCGCATCCCGGCGAGCGACGGCAAGATGCTTGCGACCATCCACCGCGACGGCGAGGTCCTGGAGCAGCGGGTGGATGGGGATGCGCTGGTGGTGCGGGCACGTGTTACGGATGCGCTGGCTCGTCGTCTCACGCGTGACAGCGAGACCGTGCCCCCTGATTAG